A window from Lachnoanaerobaculum umeaense encodes these proteins:
- a CDS encoding NAD-dependent protein deacylase, with protein sequence MYEREITELQKIIDDSNNIVFFGGAGVSTESGIPDFRSADGLYHQKYRYSPEQVVSHSFFMRYPEVFYEFYKEKMMCLEAKPNAAHKKIAELENAEKLKAVVTQNIDGLHQAAGSKIVYEVHGSIHRNYCMECNKFYDAEYVKSKSGVPYCECGGMIKPDVVLYEEGLDANTIDGAIKSIASADTLIIGGTSLVVYPAAGFIDYFHGKHLVVINKSETGKTVNAELLINAPIGEIMSGITVK encoded by the coding sequence ATGTATGAAAGAGAGATAACAGAACTTCAAAAAATCATTGATGACAGCAATAATATAGTGTTTTTTGGTGGTGCAGGGGTATCTACTGAAAGCGGTATACCTGATTTTCGTAGTGCAGATGGACTTTATCATCAGAAATATAGATATTCTCCAGAGCAGGTGGTAAGCCATAGCTTCTTTATGAGATACCCGGAAGTATTTTACGAGTTCTATAAAGAAAAGATGATGTGCCTTGAAGCAAAGCCAAATGCAGCTCATAAAAAGATTGCAGAACTTGAGAATGCAGAGAAGCTAAAGGCTGTAGTTACTCAAAATATTGATGGACTTCATCAGGCAGCAGGTAGTAAAATAGTGTATGAAGTGCATGGAAGTATCCATAGAAACTATTGTATGGAATGTAATAAATTCTATGATGCGGAATATGTGAAAAGTAAGAGCGGAGTGCCGTATTGTGAATGTGGGGGTATGATAAAACCTGATGTGGTTTTGTATGAGGAAGGACTGGATGCAAATACCATAGATGGGGCAATAAAATCTATTGCATCAGCAGATACTCTAATAATAGGAGGAACATCTTTGGTAGTATATCCGGCAGCAGGTTTTATTGACTATTTTCATGGAAAACATCTTGTGGTAATTAATAAGTCAGAGACAGGAAAAACAGTAAACGCCGAATTATTGATTAATGCTCCTATTGGAGAGATTATGAGTGGAATAACTGTAAAATAG
- a CDS encoding alanine/glycine:cation symporter family protein, which translates to MLSKITRFLSMVDDLVWGLPLIILILATGFFLTLRLKGLQIKRLPLAIRYMFSSDEEDGNGEVSSFAALCTALSATIGTGNIVGVATAIVSGGPGALFWMWMAAIVGTATKYAECLLAVKYRVVEKDGHVIGGPFYYIENGMGKQFRWLAKLFAVFGIMVGLFGIGTFTQINGITSAIGNFFDSENVHYVNLFGRDYSLTIIISGIILTFFVALVLIGGLKRISSVAQIIVPFMAIVYVAVVLIILGLNLGKIPAALAEILEGAFGLRAFSGGMFGAMIVAMQKGIARGIFSNEAGLGSAPIAAAAAQSKEEVRQGLISMLGTFIDTIIICTMTGLSIVITGAWNMGLEGVAVTTKAFQIGLPFPERVAAFILMICLVFFAFTTILGWDYYSEKCLEYIIGNKPRAIKVYRWIYIACIFIGPYMTVQAVWTIADICNGLMAIPNLIALIVLNGVVVSETNSFFERGVHKQLK; encoded by the coding sequence ATGTTAAGTAAGATAACTAGATTTTTGAGCATGGTAGATGATCTTGTCTGGGGATTACCATTGATCATCTTGATTTTGGCAACAGGATTTTTTCTGACATTAAGACTTAAAGGATTGCAGATAAAAAGATTACCACTTGCAATCAGGTATATGTTTTCATCAGATGAAGAGGATGGCAATGGTGAGGTATCAAGCTTCGCAGCACTTTGTACAGCACTCTCGGCGACTATAGGAACCGGAAATATTGTAGGTGTGGCAACTGCTATAGTTTCCGGAGGCCCAGGTGCATTGTTTTGGATGTGGATGGCGGCTATTGTGGGAACTGCAACTAAATATGCAGAATGTCTTTTAGCAGTGAAGTATAGAGTCGTAGAAAAAGATGGTCATGTTATTGGTGGACCTTTCTATTATATTGAGAACGGAATGGGAAAGCAGTTTAGATGGCTGGCAAAGCTATTTGCTGTATTTGGAATTATGGTAGGGCTCTTTGGTATTGGTACTTTCACTCAGATAAACGGAATTACAAGTGCAATAGGAAATTTCTTTGATTCAGAAAATGTACATTATGTAAATTTGTTTGGAAGGGACTATTCTTTGACAATAATTATATCAGGAATTATACTGACATTTTTTGTGGCATTGGTTTTGATAGGTGGATTAAAGAGAATATCAAGTGTGGCACAGATAATAGTACCTTTTATGGCAATAGTATATGTGGCAGTTGTTCTTATTATACTTGGACTTAATTTGGGTAAAATACCTGCAGCATTAGCTGAAATATTAGAGGGAGCTTTTGGACTTAGAGCCTTTAGTGGCGGTATGTTTGGAGCCATGATTGTGGCAATGCAAAAGGGAATTGCCAGGGGAATATTTTCAAATGAGGCGGGTCTTGGAAGTGCACCTATTGCAGCTGCAGCAGCACAATCTAAGGAAGAGGTAAGACAGGGACTTATCTCAATGCTTGGAACATTTATAGATACGATTATTATCTGTACTATGACAGGACTTTCAATAGTTATAACAGGTGCCTGGAATATGGGACTTGAGGGTGTAGCAGTTACAACAAAGGCCTTTCAAATCGGTCTTCCATTTCCTGAAAGAGTGGCGGCATTTATACTGATGATCTGCCTTGTGTTTTTTGCATTTACAACTATTTTGGGTTGGGACTATTATTCAGAAAAATGCTTGGAGTATATAATAGGAAATAAACCTAGGGCTATTAAAGTTTATAGATGGATATACATTGCTTGTATCTTTATAGGACCGTATATGACAGTACAGGCAGTGTGGACTATTGCAGACATTTGCAATGGGCTTATGGCTATACCAAACCTAATAGCCCTAATAGTCCTAAATGGAGTAGTGGTAAGTGAAACTAATTCATTCTTTGAAAGAGGAGTTCACAAGCAATTAAAATAG
- a CDS encoding L,D-transpeptidase family protein: MKLFKKICATFVVLSTLLAGTCVNSYAALPVEKLAVSKTANHIVLIVGHKNNKNKVTVNDYVRSSDGTWKKNWYVNGIAGTNGISTQKIEGDQKTPEGVFNATLAFGLNDNPGSILEYRKIGDGDYWVDDSNSIYYNKWVNTKDVKKDWNSAEDLKAAYPFYNYVLALNYNAECTPGKGSAIFVHCTKTDNDTSSAGCIRIPEEYMKKLVQTVDSNTKIVIIENVDKLTSY, translated from the coding sequence ATGAAATTATTTAAAAAAATTTGTGCAACCTTTGTAGTATTGTCAACATTATTAGCAGGTACCTGCGTAAATTCTTATGCTGCATTGCCTGTAGAAAAGCTTGCCGTATCCAAGACAGCAAATCATATAGTTTTGATTGTAGGTCATAAGAACAACAAAAACAAAGTAACTGTAAATGATTATGTCAGATCATCTGATGGTACTTGGAAAAAAAATTGGTATGTAAACGGTATTGCAGGTACCAATGGTATCTCAACTCAAAAGATTGAAGGAGATCAAAAGACTCCTGAAGGTGTATTCAATGCCACACTTGCTTTTGGCCTTAATGACAATCCCGGCAGTATCTTAGAATATCGCAAAATTGGTGATGGTGATTACTGGGTAGATGATTCAAACAGTATATATTATAATAAATGGGTAAATACCAAAGATGTTAAAAAGGACTGGAATTCTGCTGAAGATTTAAAAGCTGCCTATCCTTTCTATAATTATGTGCTTGCACTAAATTATAATGCAGAATGTACACCTGGTAAGGGCTCTGCTATATTTGTTCACTGTACAAAAACTGATAATGATACCTCCTCAGCCGGTTGTATAAGAATACCTGAGGAATATATGAAGAAGCTTGTACAAACTGTAGATTCCAATACAAAAATAGTAATCATAGAAAATGTAGATAAGCTTACAAGCTATTAA
- a CDS encoding SMI1/KNR4 family protein, with amino-acid sequence MVLKKEVIPHSSLDRVKQLLEIEYFDHVFSDYILKYNWCNVGFLSYQFGYNDEIVLDWLVNRNLECSDYHILQKEGLIIIANGDPYTVLLECKTGNIYVFTSDTSYDNKIQIASYFEELIKAMGTGQYSLWNNIEKDFIDLMSSIVTEKGLDFWKDFVGLY; translated from the coding sequence ATGGTTCTCAAAAAGGAAGTGATCCCACATTCAAGTCTTGACAGAGTAAAACAATTACTTGAAATAGAATATTTTGATCATGTATTTTCGGATTATATTTTAAAATATAACTGGTGTAATGTTGGCTTTTTAAGCTATCAATTTGGATACAATGATGAGATTGTACTTGATTGGTTAGTGAATAGAAATCTGGAATGCAGTGATTATCATATCTTACAAAAAGAAGGTCTTATTATTATTGCAAATGGAGATCCATATACTGTTCTGCTTGAATGTAAAACAGGAAATATATATGTATTTACAAGTGATACGAGCTATGATAATAAAATACAAATCGCTTCATACTTTGAAGAGCTGATCAAAGCTATGGGAACAGGTCAATATAGCCTTTGGAATAACATCGAAAAAGATTTTATTGACTTGATGAGCAGTATAGTTACAGAGAAAGGTCTTGACTTTTGGAAGGATTTTGTTGGATTGTATTAA
- a CDS encoding class I SAM-dependent RNA methyltransferase: protein MKKGDICKGTIVESCFPDSAYIEYEGEKILIKKGILGQTLEFAITKKKKGRLEGRVLNIIEKSKLENNENPCIHYELCGGCTYQTLSYENQLKLKDKQLRELMEGATDKDFKWEGVIPSPKYLAYRNKMEFSFGDERKDGDLALGMHKKGSHYDIVNVFECKIVDSDFTKILELTLNFFKERKISYFHKNSHIGFLRHLLIRRSEHTGEILVSLVTTSSFGFVEDPNTLPKPSVLGTDEEIVIKEWADYIKLETDKGILNGSIGGILHTKNDSYADAVLNQGTTLLHGKDYIIERLNGLDFKITPFSFFQTNSKGAEVLYNVTGKYLGDTAGKSVFDLYSGTGTIAQLLASESEKVYGVEIVEEAVEAAIENAKKNGLDNCEFIAGDVLKVVDTLGFNPDIIILDPPRDGIHPKALPKILEFGAKKIVYISCKPTSFVRDLKIMEAAGYRMEKCVGVDMFPNTVNCECVVLLSRP, encoded by the coding sequence ATGAAAAAAGGTGATATTTGTAAGGGTACGATTGTGGAAAGCTGCTTTCCGGATAGTGCATATATAGAATATGAAGGGGAGAAGATACTGATAAAGAAAGGGATTCTGGGCCAGACTCTGGAGTTTGCCATTACAAAAAAGAAAAAGGGAAGACTTGAGGGCAGGGTTTTAAATATAATTGAAAAATCCAAACTGGAAAACAATGAAAATCCATGTATACATTATGAGTTATGTGGAGGATGTACTTATCAAACTTTAAGCTATGAGAATCAGTTAAAACTAAAGGATAAACAGTTGAGAGAACTTATGGAAGGTGCTACAGATAAGGATTTTAAATGGGAGGGAGTTATTCCATCTCCAAAGTATCTGGCATACAGGAATAAGATGGAGTTTTCCTTCGGTGATGAGAGAAAAGACGGTGATTTGGCACTTGGTATGCATAAAAAGGGAAGTCACTATGATATAGTGAACGTGTTTGAATGTAAGATAGTGGACAGTGATTTTACAAAAATACTTGAGCTTACATTAAATTTCTTTAAGGAAAGAAAAATATCATATTTCCATAAAAACAGCCATATAGGTTTTTTGAGACATTTACTTATTAGAAGAAGTGAGCATACCGGAGAGATTCTGGTATCTCTTGTAACTACAAGTAGCTTTGGTTTTGTAGAAGATCCAAATACTTTGCCAAAGCCTTCAGTACTGGGAACTGATGAAGAGATAGTTATAAAAGAATGGGCGGACTATATAAAGTTAGAAACGGATAAGGGAATCCTAAATGGCAGCATCGGAGGAATTTTACATACAAAGAATGATTCATATGCTGATGCAGTACTCAATCAAGGTACAACTCTATTACATGGTAAGGACTATATTATAGAGAGATTAAATGGACTTGATTTTAAAATAACTCCTTTCTCATTTTTTCAGACCAATTCCAAGGGTGCAGAGGTTTTATACAATGTTACAGGAAAGTATCTTGGAGATACGGCTGGGAAATCTGTATTCGATCTTTATTCCGGTACAGGAACTATTGCACAGCTTCTTGCATCCGAGTCGGAAAAGGTCTATGGTGTGGAAATTGTAGAGGAGGCTGTAGAAGCAGCTATAGAAAATGCTAAGAAAAACGGACTGGATAATTGTGAATTTATAGCAGGGGATGTGTTAAAAGTTGTGGATACTTTGGGCTTTAATCCGGATATTATAATACTGGACCCTCCTAGAGATGGTATACATCCAAAAGCATTGCCAAAGATACTTGAATTTGGTGCAAAGAAAATCGTGTACATTTCCTGCAAACCTACATCATTTGTGAGAGATCTTAAGATAATGGAGGCAGCGGGATATAGAATGGAAAAATGTGTTGGAGTAGATATGTTCCCAAATACAGTTAATTGTGAGTGTGTAGTTCTCTTGTCTAGACCGTAG
- a CDS encoding DUF4366 domain-containing protein: protein MDKFNNLSSRMEELVNASRLNSFLSKKEEEEKKKNTIIWVLAIIGAIAAVAGIAFAVYKFFTPDYLEDFEEDFDDDFDYDFDDDEKEE from the coding sequence ATGGATAAATTTAATAATCTAAGTTCAAGAATGGAAGAATTAGTTAATGCATCAAGATTGAATAGCTTTTTAAGCAAGAAGGAAGAAGAAGAGAAGAAGAAAAATACCATTATATGGGTTTTGGCTATTATCGGTGCTATTGCTGCTGTAGCAGGTATTGCTTTTGCAGTATATAAGTTCTTCACACCTGATTATCTTGAAGACTTTGAAGAAGACTTTGATGATGATTTTGACTATGATTTTGATGATGATGAAAAAGAAGAATAA
- a CDS encoding ATP-dependent helicase, whose protein sequence is MSGIYDKLNDKQKQAVFTTEGPLLLLAGAGSGKTGVLMHRIAYLIEEKHVDPYNIMAITFTNKAAKEMKERIGKLIGEEGNFVWIMTFHSSCVRFLRRFIDKIGFDNSFTIYDSDDQRTLMKKIFKENNINARVYKERAVLNIISSCKNELMSPAEYMKSAIDSYEKGVARLYEIYQSTLKKNNALDFDDLICRSVELFEKCPEVLDYYQNRFRYIMVDEYQDTNTAQFRLIYLLAQKYGNICVVGDDDQSIYKFRGANIENILSFEERLENVKVIKLEQNYRSTGNILDAANAVIKNNRGRKDKSLWTEGESGENIELRQFQTASEEADNIIKDIRDRARNNFRDFAVLYRTNAQSRLLEERCVTLGIPYQLVGGVNFYQRKEIKDVLAYLKTIANGSDDIALLRIINVPKRGIGATTIAKVSEYANENNISLYDAMSISEMAGVGKASEKIKSFITMIEEFREKFEKKANIANTIEELLDETGYIESLYDEGEIEAESRKENIDELINKSGEYEGGELSLFLEDVSLVADIDRMDENADRITLMTLHGAKGLEFDTVYLAGMEEGLFPSSMSSNSREDLEEERRLAYVGITRAKKNLILTSAKQRMVNGETRYSLISRFVSEIPKNLLNKRVLDSDKKYTERNYSFGDGLPWESKFTQKSNNFEKTLNFGKQFKVEKAQSLDYGVGDTVKHIKFGVGKVLEIVDGDRDFEVKVNFEKFGIKKMYAGFAKLTKI, encoded by the coding sequence ATGTCAGGTATATATGATAAATTAAATGATAAACAAAAACAGGCGGTTTTTACTACAGAAGGACCTCTTTTGCTTTTGGCAGGAGCAGGTTCGGGAAAAACAGGTGTATTGATGCATAGGATTGCATATTTGATAGAGGAAAAACATGTAGATCCTTATAATATTATGGCAATCACTTTTACAAATAAAGCTGCCAAGGAAATGAAAGAAAGAATAGGCAAGCTTATAGGAGAAGAGGGAAATTTTGTTTGGATAATGACATTCCACTCAAGCTGTGTGAGATTTCTTAGAAGATTTATAGATAAGATAGGCTTTGACAATAGCTTTACAATATATGACAGTGATGATCAAAGAACTCTTATGAAAAAAATCTTTAAAGAGAATAATATAAATGCAAGGGTATATAAAGAAAGAGCAGTACTTAACATTATTTCAAGTTGTAAGAATGAACTTATGTCACCGGCTGAATATATGAAGTCTGCCATAGACTCATACGAAAAGGGAGTGGCAAGACTTTATGAAATCTATCAAAGCACTTTAAAAAAGAATAATGCACTTGATTTTGATGATTTGATTTGTAGAAGTGTGGAGCTTTTTGAAAAATGTCCTGAAGTACTAGATTATTATCAAAATAGATTCAGGTACATTATGGTGGATGAGTATCAGGATACCAATACAGCTCAGTTTAGACTTATCTACCTGCTTGCACAAAAATATGGAAATATATGTGTCGTGGGAGATGATGACCAGAGTATATATAAGTTTAGAGGTGCAAATATTGAAAATATTCTAAGCTTTGAAGAAAGGCTTGAAAATGTAAAGGTAATTAAGCTTGAACAAAACTATCGTTCTACAGGAAATATACTTGATGCAGCAAATGCAGTTATAAAAAACAACAGAGGAAGAAAGGATAAGAGTCTTTGGACAGAGGGGGAAAGCGGAGAGAACATAGAACTTCGACAATTTCAGACTGCAAGTGAAGAGGCTGATAATATAATAAAGGATATCAGAGATAGAGCAAGGAATAATTTCAGAGATTTTGCAGTACTTTATAGAACAAATGCACAGTCCAGACTTTTGGAGGAGCGTTGTGTAACTCTTGGTATTCCATATCAGCTTGTGGGTGGTGTGAATTTCTACCAAAGAAAAGAGATAAAGGATGTACTGGCATACTTAAAGACAATTGCTAATGGAAGTGATGATATTGCTTTACTTAGAATTATCAATGTGCCAAAAAGAGGAATAGGAGCTACCACTATTGCAAAGGTAAGCGAGTATGCCAATGAAAATAACATAAGCCTTTATGATGCAATGAGTATTAGCGAAATGGCAGGAGTAGGTAAGGCGAGTGAGAAAATCAAAAGCTTTATTACAATGATTGAGGAGTTCAGAGAAAAATTTGAAAAGAAAGCCAATATTGCAAATACAATAGAAGAACTTCTGGATGAGACAGGGTATATAGAAAGCCTTTATGATGAAGGAGAAATAGAAGCTGAGAGCAGGAAAGAGAATATAGATGAACTTATAAATAAGTCCGGAGAATATGAGGGTGGAGAGCTTTCACTCTTTCTTGAAGATGTATCCTTAGTGGCAGATATTGACAGAATGGATGAAAATGCTGACAGGATAACGCTTATGACCTTACATGGAGCCAAAGGCTTGGAATTTGATACAGTATATCTTGCAGGAATGGAAGAGGGACTCTTTCCAAGCTCTATGAGTTCAAATTCCAGAGAGGATCTGGAAGAGGAGAGAAGACTTGCCTATGTGGGTATAACCAGAGCAAAGAAAAATCTTATACTGACTTCAGCTAAGCAGAGAATGGTAAATGGTGAAACAAGATATTCTTTAATATCAAGATTTGTCAGTGAAATTCCCAAAAATCTGCTTAATAAAAGGGTCTTGGACAGTGATAAGAAATATACTGAGAGAAATTATAGCTTTGGAGATGGACTGCCATGGGAAAGTAAATTCACACAAAAATCCAATAATTTTGAAAAAACTTTGAACTTTGGAAAACAGTTTAAAGTTGAAAAGGCACAAAGTTTGGATTATGGAGTAGGAGATACTGTAAAGCATATAAAATTTGGTGTTGGAAAAGTACTTGAAATTGTTGATGGTGACAGGGATTTTGAAGTTAAAGTCAATTTTGAAAAATTTGGAATAAAAAAGATGTATGCGGGATTTGCCAAGTTGACTAAAATATGA
- a CDS encoding TIGR01212 family radical SAM protein (This family includes YhcC from E. coli K-12, an uncharacterized radical SAM protein.) — protein sequence MIKTISDYCKEKFGTKVYRLALTTGATCPNRDGKVGVGGCSFCSEKGSGEFAVSADDIKKQIKEAKTLISAKIPSSIKESDRKYIAYFQSFSNTYGDTKRLISLFEQAILRDEIVALSIATRPDCFSEEMLDGLERLNQIKPVWIELGLQTINENTAKAFNRGYTLDVFERIYDELKKREFEVIVHMILGLPGETKEDMYATVKYLAKKKVDGIKIHGLHILRGTRLAREYENHPFKIMSLEEYTEVLIKCLKILPESTIIHRMTGDGDKKLLIEPMWSTDKKRVLNYINKRIRE from the coding sequence ATGATAAAAACAATATCAGATTATTGTAAAGAAAAATTTGGAACAAAAGTGTATAGATTGGCACTGACTACAGGAGCCACCTGCCCCAACCGTGACGGAAAGGTTGGGGTAGGTGGCTGTAGTTTTTGCTCGGAAAAAGGCTCGGGTGAATTTGCAGTAAGTGCCGATGATATAAAGAAACAAATTAAAGAAGCAAAGACTTTGATTTCTGCTAAGATACCAAGCTCAATAAAGGAGAGTGATAGAAAGTATATTGCTTATTTTCAATCATTTTCAAATACTTACGGTGATACAAAGAGACTGATCAGCCTGTTTGAACAGGCCATACTAAGAGATGAAATAGTGGCACTTTCTATTGCTACAAGGCCTGATTGCTTTAGTGAAGAGATGTTGGACGGACTTGAGCGTTTAAATCAAATCAAGCCTGTTTGGATAGAACTGGGACTTCAGACTATAAATGAAAACACTGCAAAGGCATTTAACAGAGGCTATACACTGGATGTTTTTGAAAGAATATATGATGAATTAAAGAAAAGAGAATTTGAAGTAATTGTGCATATGATTTTGGGATTGCCTGGTGAAACAAAAGAGGATATGTATGCCACAGTGAAGTACCTTGCCAAAAAGAAAGTAGATGGGATCAAGATACATGGACTTCATATACTAAGAGGAACAAGACTTGCAAGAGAATATGAAAATCATCCATTTAAAATAATGAGTTTGGAAGAATATACTGAGGTTCTCATAAAATGTCTGAAGATATTGCCAGAGAGTACGATTATACATAGAATGACCGGAGACGGAGATAAGAAGCTTCTTATTGAGCCAATGTGGAGTACAGACAAGAAAAGGGTACTCAATTATATAAATAAAAGGATAAGAGAATAG
- a CDS encoding DIP1984 family protein gives MKLAVALQERADLNIKIGDLKARINRNVLVQEGEKPTEDPKDLKKELDACINRLEYLIAAINKTNCETKVDGKSITELLARKDALEVKSAAYRDIVYVGSSNTDRARNTEIKIVSVINVKSWQKEADETAKEIRLIDNKIQETNWTTELIE, from the coding sequence ATGAAATTAGCGGTAGCATTACAGGAAAGAGCGGACCTTAATATTAAAATAGGAGATTTAAAAGCCAGAATAAACAGAAATGTATTGGTGCAGGAAGGTGAAAAGCCTACAGAGGATCCTAAAGATTTAAAAAAGGAGCTGGATGCCTGCATTAACAGACTTGAATATTTGATAGCGGCAATCAATAAGACCAATTGTGAAACAAAAGTTGACGGAAAGTCTATCACTGAATTACTGGCAAGAAAGGATGCATTGGAAGTAAAATCAGCAGCCTACAGAGATATTGTGTATGTTGGAAGCAGCAATACAGACAGAGCCAGAAATACTGAGATAAAGATTGTTTCTGTAATAAATGTTAAATCATGGCAAAAAGAGGCTGATGAGACAGCAAAAGAAATCAGACTTATAGATAATAAAATCCAGGAAACAAACTGGACTACTGAACTTATAGAATAA
- a CDS encoding DMT family transporter produces the protein MEKKFRIRGEIYLLLSGFFFGLQPFFAKIIYAHGGDAYSLLFLRFLVSGTVFAVISTLLGESMRISRDEFVSILILSIPESAMCMLLFLSYGYISSGLASTLHFSYPAAVILLELLIFRKKISKIKLLCLLFCAIGIGVFYQPDGNINVLGMIMALASGVGYAIYILVLTHGKASRIPVVKMSAWLSYLLVIEVAAIMLAFGKFKFEMDATAIGMSVFMAAVISTLALATFQVGAHMCGAQTAALLSTIEPVSSILLGVIFLGEHMSLRIFVGICFILMSIVIQIKEKKE, from the coding sequence ATGGAAAAAAAGTTTCGCATAAGAGGCGAAATATATTTGTTACTGTCCGGATTTTTCTTTGGGCTACAGCCTTTTTTTGCAAAGATTATATATGCTCATGGAGGAGATGCATATAGTCTTTTATTTTTAAGATTTTTGGTAAGTGGAACAGTATTTGCAGTTATTTCTACACTTTTGGGTGAAAGTATGCGAATAAGTAGAGACGAATTTGTTTCTATACTTATTTTATCTATTCCGGAGTCTGCTATGTGCATGTTGTTATTTTTATCATATGGCTACATATCATCAGGTTTGGCTTCGACATTGCATTTTTCATATCCGGCAGCAGTTATTTTACTTGAGTTATTGATTTTTAGAAAGAAAATAAGTAAGATAAAGCTGTTATGTTTATTGTTCTGTGCAATAGGTATTGGTGTGTTTTATCAACCTGACGGAAATATAAATGTTTTGGGAATGATTATGGCACTTGCTTCAGGTGTAGGGTATGCTATATATATATTAGTTTTGACACATGGAAAGGCCTCCAGGATACCTGTAGTAAAGATGTCAGCTTGGCTTTCCTACTTGCTTGTTATAGAGGTTGCAGCTATAATGCTTGCTTTTGGAAAGTTTAAGTTTGAAATGGATGCTACAGCTATTGGAATGAGCGTATTTATGGCAGCAGTTATATCTACATTGGCACTTGCAACATTTCAGGTTGGTGCACATATGTGTGGTGCTCAAACAGCGGCACTTCTTAGCACCATAGAGCCAGTGAGCAGTATTTTACTTGGAGTAATATTCCTTGGAGAACATATGAGTCTGAGGATTTTTGTCGGTATATGTTTTATACTGATGTCAATAGTGATTCAAATTAAAGAAAAGAAAGAATAG